ACCTGACAACTCGTAGAGCTCATTAATATTGCGGTTTATCAACCCTCCTTTCATCCATACGGGACCAAAACCTCTTCTGGGCAACTTCCTCTCGAACActgctaagagggtttcgtgtATTCTGGATAGtttccatgtctcagaggtaCATGTGAGTGCTGAGATGATATAGGTTATACGTAGTCCCAgtttcgctcggtgcgacatCCAACAACTTATCACGCGGAGGCGGTTCATCCTTAAAGTATATTAAGCGGTCACAACGACCCTAAGCCTCGTCCCGAGCCTCAAGGTCAGATGACGAACCATGCTGATCCATCCCCAACTACTTTCCCGCATAGCACCTCCAAATATCCTAATCCGCATCTGCTACCACATACCTCAACatcaattttgttgttgacGTCACTTTTTGTCCAAGATTGGACGACATCGAAAGTGTGATTGTCTATCTTTAAGACATCACTTGCgtaaatttgaatttgttaGAAGAGCCACTGACATTGCCATTAAATTGGTTTTTGTCTCGTTCATCTTAAACGCTAGGTTATTCACCGTCTTGCCTATTCACCGCAAGTGGATTACCATTTGATCCGTTTTTAAAGTTCTTTTCTACTGCATAGTCAATGTTAGTACTTACGTCAAGGCACATGCTCTTGCGCTCGTATCCGAATTCCGCAGTGGTATGCATAAATACATTCTGGATGTTTATCTTAATACTCATTATCAATCATTTTCCTCAATAACAATGCTACAACGGGCGTGTTGAAATTTTACCATAGTTCAACCACGAACAAGCCTACAGCAAGCTGCTACCATCCACTAGATGGCGCTTCGTGCTCGAATCTGACAGTTCccgtttttgtttacatcgctTTCTCACATGTCGGCGGTATTGTCAACACAGTCCAAACTCTCTCAACAGTTGGTAAAACTTCACTAGTTTCGATCActttgcaatggaaaataatactACACCGGTCGTTACACCTATATGTAACATCGATAAGAAACATCCTAATCAAACGTACATCTCAGCATGGCGCAACAAGTAAGCAAGCGGTTGTATTTTCGTTTAACAAATTACTCTCAACCTCTCACACCGTTCATCTGTTTCACAGGGACGAGCTCCAGTCGGTGTATGATAAGATATTCAACTCAGGTGCGGACGATATCGCATCGAAAGAGGAAGCCCTCCAGTGGTTATACATGTGGAAGATACGTCAGGTGAAAGATTTTCCCGTCTGTGTGCGGTGTACGCTTGTGGTGCTGGAGGCACAGGTGTTCGATTTGCGCATGCAGCGCAATGAAAAAGACGGCAATGCGAAGGAAAGCAGAAACATCTATTCCGGCGCTTTTACGCGCTTTATTAACTTCCTGACGGAAAGTAGTGGCACGCGGAAGAAAAGTATCGCCGACTCGGTACGGGACATTGGCATCGAGACGTATCTGGTCGAGCTGAGGCACCTGTGCGCCCACCGGTCCATATCGATCTCGATCGATGTGTTCCGCCGGTCGGCAGAGTATTGTATGGATTGGTTGAACAAAGCCTACTGGCAGCGGGAACTCGCCAGTATGGAATCGGTCGATCCATGGACGTTGAAATATTGCTACATGGCGGAAGACGAACTTCCCGATATGAGTCTCATTCTGCGTACGTACGATGCAGTGTCGGCTGCTCGTGTAAGGAATGCTTACACGCTGGATATGGCAATCGAAAATGTTGGCTTAACACCGGAGGAAGTGAAGCTGTTGGAAACATTTGCGGAAAAGCACCGATCCTATCGGCTGCGCATAATTGCGAAACAAACGATACAGCAACTGCGGGAATTGCCACTTCCAAAAACACAAGCCGCAGTAAATGCGGTCTGCAGAGCGTTGTTCGATAACTGCAAGCGAATGTTCCAAGATGCCGTGGAGTATGGCAATGATGAGAATGCACCCTTGGGGACGATGCACAGCGAACTGTTCCGAGCACTGGCTGCCATGGGTTGCCTGCAGACGCTGTTCGAGCAGCTGATCGTAATGTGCG
This Anopheles marshallii chromosome 3, idAnoMarsDA_429_01, whole genome shotgun sequence DNA region includes the following protein-coding sequences:
- the LOC128714763 gene encoding uncharacterized protein LOC128714763, with protein sequence MENNTTPVVTPICNIDKKHPNQTYISAWRNKDELQSVYDKIFNSGADDIASKEEALQWLYMWKIRQVKDFPVCVRCTLVVLEAQVFDLRMQRNEKDGNAKESRNIYSGAFTRFINFLTESSGTRKKSIADSVRDIGIETYLVELRHLCAHRSISISIDVFRRSAEYCMDWLNKAYWQRELASMESVDPWTLKYCYMAEDELPDMSLILRTYDAVSAARVRNAYTLDMAIENVGLTPEEVKLLETFAEKHRSYRLRIIAKQTIQQLRELPLPKTQAAVNAVCRALFDNCKRMFQDAVEYGNDENAPLGTMHSELFRALAAMGCLQTLFEQLIVMCERANVMNAHQRPWAMYWAHRIAVGYQLLKEYKRYCSTLPPEKVSRMGQVPRVLLAKEWYAQRLKSAAKQHLMLGLYVDCPWHLKLSRTYVLARLMAMNEYTKDIVPVLLTLQEPPLSDEQQLKIQRLTQIYYSDSSNVLIDASGAKNPPKQNSKVTSDRNGSNTDSSKIYTAQDLKEAIAKIRNKSKSTEETIPAKRAKRYGPWKEPDQTLDWSHYPLGTCRT